The stretch of DNA TAAGAcccaatatttttttatatcaaatcattttttaatatcattttcggagatatatatgtatatatatgtatatatatatatttgtgtgtgtgtgtgtgtgtaattataatttcctTTCAGGAAATGTCGACATCGTCAATGGAAATTTGAAACTTATTCTCGGCTTGATATGGTCGCTTATTGTAAGATACCAAATAGGCAAGTCCAAGTTCCCTCCAAAGAAGCTGATGCTTGCATGGCTCAAGGTCAGTATACGTAATTGCATGAAAGACCTTGATGCAGACAAGTATAATctacaacaaaaatataacgccTTGATCTCCAATtcgacgatattattttatagtgaaagaatctcattttatatatatatatatatataaaaatgagatGTTAACTCATTGAATTAACAATGTACATTAacatatgttattataattatttatgttatgtaataattattttaggcTGTTTTGCCAGAATGCagagtaaataattttacaaccGATTGGAATTCTGGTGTATATTTAAGTGCACTATTGGATTATTGTAAGCCTGGATTGTTCCCACATTGGCGTCAACTCGATCCTGATGACAAGTATGATCATTTTAtgaccttttttattataatatttcatatttatcaaacgtcatatattcgttattatgtttcttGTGGTATAGCGTCTACAATTGCCAAAAAGCTATGGAAATATCGAAACGAGAATTTGATATTCCTATGGTGTTGGAACCAGAATACCTTGCGTCTCCATATTTAGATGAACTCTCGGGAATGACCTACTTATCGTATTTCATGAAAGAAGGATCACCCGGTTTCCATGCCACTTTACGATGGGTTAACTCACGTTTACCTCATGAACCAATACGAAACTTTagagtaaatataattatgaataatatataaatcaaataaaaatatatttaacatttataaatatttatttacttttctcaGACCGATTGGAACGATGGTAGAGCATTGTGCGCCATCGTTAGAAATTTAGGTGGACCTGCTCCATCTTACGAAAAACTTCATGCCGATCCTTCAGCTTGGGAACACAATTTGCAAATAGGTATGTCcatcatattgttattttatcggTATAACGTGTTGTAACGTTCGCCCTTATATGTTTTGAAGGTATCGATGGTGGTAAAAAACTAGGCGTGGAACCCATTTTGAAAGCAAAAGATATGGCAGATCATAATGTCGAACATTTGGGCGTTATGGCGTACGCAGCGTATTTTCAATGGGTGAAACCTCGCCCTCAAGCAAGCGAACAAATTGTCGTTCATATAGATAGTACATCCGCTAGAGTACAACAGCCAGTACGTTGAGTTATTGTTTGTCAATTATACTTTCATAAAGTTACTTCAATCTTTATGAATCTCAATAATGTTATAGACCATTGTTTCGATGATTCGTTCTATTGGACACAATGGAAgtctttttatattgtttaaagtttaaaattattgaaccATATTCACAGGCACATTTCAAACTGGAGATGCTTACCAAAGAAGTTAACACACGAGAAGTTAGAGGTGAAGTTATAAGTCCGAGTGGACGAGTCGAATGTAGATTAACTTGGAATGGCGTACATGGAAAAGGAACTTTTGTACCTACTGAAGTTGGAATGCATAAGGTTTGTATAAcatgaattttatttgaacatttatataaataaatatttaaattattgacagtgtattttaaacaaatttatttttatagttaatggTATATAATGACGGAGAATTAATCAATGGATGTCCCTATTACTTCAGAGTTTTACCTGCCTTGACCAAAATCAAATCGCCCGGTATGGATCCTTGTGCAATTGGATCTATCGTCGAGGTTCTAGTCAATAGTTATGGTGagtttatcaaagaaaaaatgaaggtttatattttctaataatgaatttctaaatatttattttaggaACTAGTCACGATGGGATCGATGTTACTGCATGGTCACCGACAGGAAGATCATTGGCATGTCCAGTTAAAAAGAATGATGGTGTACATACAGCAACATTTCAACCAGATGAAACAGGTGAATGGAGTATAGCGATAACGCATAATGGAAATCATATACAAGGTGGTCCATTCACTTGTTTTGTGTTCGATCCTAATGGAATCAAGGTAAATTGTTTAattcttattctattttagactatgtatatacaaataaataaatctaatacttgttattatcttttatagtTACTCGATACAGATGGTGCTATGCCAGGTCAACCATTTTCCTTTATTGTTGATGCAAGAGGAACTGGAGGTCTCGGCGATGTAATCATAGATATAGTACATGATAAGCAATCTATTTCTTATAGAATGGAAGATATTGGACATATGCAGTACCATGTCTCATTTGTTCCCTCTGATGCTGGGAAATACAGAGTTTATGTTTACTTTAATGGATCAGACGTCAGAGGTTCTCCATTTTCGATAAGAGTTGGTACTCAGAAGGGTTCGAGAAGATCAAAAGAATCAACATCCAGTTTAGAACGATCGAAAGTATCCTCTCTTGAAAGACGTATGAATGGATTAAATGTCTCCATTACACCAACTCGCGGTAGTCCTGTTCAAAAGATTTATTCCACTACCACGTACAAATCAGCTAGCCCGACTCAACACGTTACCGATTATTCACCCGTACACCAGCATTCTTCAACATATAAAActtcaaataattatagcaGCGAAAATTCAACATATCATAAAACAAATTCTCTAAATCATTCACGTTCTCCGAATCTTAATCAAAGTCCTGTATCTAGAAACGTTCATAGTCCTTCTATGatcaaagaaacaaaagaaacatatTCATCAACGACATATAATCGTTCGAGATCATCAGGAACTCAGACTCCGAGTTTAATAAAGGAATCAAAAGACATTTATGCATCCAGCACTTTAACTAGATCTCGATCACCGAATCTAAGTCCAGCGTCTCCAGGATCACAACATTCACCGACCATCAAGGAATCAAGAGACATTTATCAAACTGGTTCCTTAAATAGATCTCGCTCGCCCAATCGCAGTCCTATGTTTCGTAGTGCTACGCAAAGTCCTGTCAGTAGAAGTTTTAGTCCAAGAATAAGTGATAAAGAAACCGGTTATAATGGAAGAAGTTTTATGGACAATAGTGTTGTCGATACAAGTAGTAACGTAAGAGTATCGTCTATGGTGGGTGGTACTTCTCGTCGTGATTCGTGGGACGCCATAGCCAAAACAAAATCTTTGCTTTCTTATGGTAGCCTAGAATCCCTTGCAAATCTCACTAATAATTCTCCGATAGCTGAGCATACGACAAATACTCAAGATCCTACAAGTAATGATTACAAAAATGATTATCATGCTTACAGTACGAAAAATACAACACAAACTATAACGAATACCGAGAAATTTACCAGCGAAACTCAAAGTAATCGTACGCAAACTCATGGtattctaaaaaataaaactaataattattataaaagcgTCGATACTGCAGATTCCACACATGATCGATATCTCAATAATGGTACTTACGTATCAacgcaaataaaaaattcatcacTCGTTACTGGGAGCGCTATCGAAATATTACCTGTTCATAGACCAACAACCTTCACTATTGATCCGAGTGTAGATCCCAATAAAGTTTCTGTTAATGTTACAGGTAAATGTCATTGtctataaaatacaaattacataaaattagATAGATCAGGTAAAATTTCCTTGTTTATTTTATAGGTCCAAATGGTAAACTTATACCTATTCAGAAATCAACTCTTCGTGGCTTAACGTATACGATAACTGCTGAAGAAGTCGGAGAACATATCATACAAATTTTGCTCAATGGACAACACATCAAAGGATCGCCATTTAGGTTGATACATTAGCTCAATAAAGATtagatataaacatttttgtacacgttataattttttttaattgtatacgTTTATGAATTTTAGATCACAAGCTTACAATGCAAGAGCTATACAAGTTGGTCATATACCGAATGGAGTGGTCAACGAACCAGTTGAATTTGAaagtatgtattattattattcaattatctctaattatatttactacaATCTTAGatgtataatattgttatagttgatGGCTCGAGAGCTGGATCTGgaaatttagaaattttgGTAAACGGTGGCCATGTTACGAGTTTCGTTAGAGCGCTAGGTAGTCAACGTTTCTTAGCATCATTCGTACCTCATGAAGCTGTTACACATTTGGTTGAAATGACATTCAATGGCGAAGTCGTTCCCGGTAAGTTTTCAtactatcattttaattttgtctaacaaaagaaaaaaaaaagaaaataatgaagcaTTGTCAAtcgtcttcgttttctttcatgACGTTATCCATTAAAAAAAGGTTTGTAATCGAGAGCTGAACGAATTATTTTGCATTTAACTATGGagtatacatgcatatgtatgtacctcgtacatgcatgcatatttGTATGCGATTCAACGGAATGCATGGCACTTGGCAGTACCGTCACAGATTAAAAAGTAGGAAAAATCAGCATCGTTGAtgtattatttgattaaacgcaatataagttttatacatattattaaaattcttccATAAATtcatcaatattaaatatgtcttaataatgaagaattatcattttaacgaTTGCATTCTCTCAAGCATAAATTCTActataaaataacgattattaattcataCATGAATCTGTAATGgagatataaaaagtattcgtataatgtatttatttaaactatatatacttagaaaggtatttaaaaatcttattaagAAGGCCGATACTCAATAGGAACTCGatagtttataaatattaaaaattgccATTTCTATTATCACGAGAAACTTTCACTCTGCTTTTATACCGTTGCCTTCATTCTTCAGGCACAAGAATAATGATTTTGATGTGCATAGCTCTATAATATACAATGACCGAAACAAATGTCTATATttgtcgaagaaaaaaattcgattagtaacgatttattatccattttaaAGTGTATCATTATTTACGAATCAACTCTCTCGAGAGATAAAGATGTTCTTTCTGTCTGTTTATTACGGAGTTGGCTTCcatttgtatatacgtactacatatatgtgtatatacgcgTTTACTTCCGTGAACATTGCTTAGATTCTTTCTCGTTCGCAAGTAATGTACCCTCTCTAAGTCAACAGGTCATCGATCAGGTCATTGACTTACGATTTCACGCATTCAAGTGTTGTGCTACTGACCCAAATACACGATACGTTCATCGTTTTCTTTActtagtatttttttctttttctttttttctctttttttatttcatatacgtcatttcctttttgtatAAGACAATATCTTCAGCCATGGGTTTCCTGGACGATTATTATGATCCTATATCTCCCACGCAATTTAAGACACCGCATTATGCACCTTGATCACATAATAGGCGTACAAATACGTGCCTACTCAGGAAAGGTTGATCGAGTTAGCTTCTTCTCAAAGATGGAGTACGTTAAAATTGTTCCTTTTCAATATCTATCACATCTATAAAAGGAAACTCATATTTATATCTAGCAATGAACGGAAATGTCGCGTTTTAACGGTAAAATCGGTGACCATGAATAGAACGCTAAAGTATATGCGTTATGCCACTAGATAGATTGtgaagaatattatatagatgCCATATAAAGAAATGCATTCTCCACAGTGGTGACCACGTGTACGTGATTCGTTACGCTATGTAGATGTCTTCTATGTTAGGGCTACGTTTTGACGTTGATCTTCACATAGATGAGAGAACTTTTTATTGGATTCGTTTGAAACATTTCAATTATCCATTATACTTGCTGAGATGATCGGTATCTCGTAATAGTTTATTGAAGtcttgagaaatgtttgaaaataatccgaattatatatctataaagcGTAGGTGTGTTGAACTATGAAAGTACTGCCAGTGTATAGGCGTATTTGATTGCGTACGAAGGGATTCAACTTCTACCTACGTATATCTACATGACTTCGATATATTAATACGTCATAACATTTTGTAACGCCTTGGAAACATCAGCTTGATGTTAAAGATTAGATaccatattctctctctttctctccctctctttccctttctctccccccctctctctttctgtttcttctctctctctctctctctctctttctctttcttctctctttctttttttctttctttcttctctctctctctctttttctctttctttcttctctctttctctctctctctttctttctccctcctctctctttttttctttctctggtAATGAAGTAGGAATGTGAAATTGAAATGCCTTGCTTAAATCTATCAGATATACGAAATGCATGTcaataaaaagttttcttaGATACTAATGATTACAAACAGAGCGTTACTTAATCGCATaaatcttctttcgttttaatgGTGCTAATGACATAGATCATTATACTTCATATAATTAAAGTAcacgtttatttctttcttttctcttcttttatttagtGTTTTTACGCTAGAGCGAGCATGAATGGGgcagttattatttattgaggAAGAAATACCTACATCTTTTTTCTCGCGACACCCTATAGAATAATTCTTAAAGCGTTGTGATATGTGGAATGTGTGTATTACCATACCAAAGAATTTATCActgatctctttctttctctttaactctcttctttattctacTTCGTTGTAATTTCTTTCTGTCATTATTCTGATTCAATCTTACAATTAGATAGTGCTTTGacgattattgaaataaacaaattctcttccttcttcaatccaattatcatttcttatttcgtaGATACAcattaaaattgtaatatttagcACCATTTAGCACTATTTAATGCTACTTGTAATTAGTACTTTAaagttaaacatttttatacataGATGTCGCGATTAGCTACATTATAGATTTTGTAATTCGAATTATGACTCCTTGAAACGAAATATATCTTACGTAAACAAGTTCAATTGTGGATCAATTGATTCTCGTTAAAACGAAGtagttattaataaatgttttgtTACGTTAGACAAATAcaaattgaaaattgtttattgACAAATACCACGCAAAAGcttataatacaaaattcttTGGAAAGAAATCAATCAAATTGTAAAgttattttcaagatttttgGAACAACGAATTATGTTCTTTGTATAATCTGTTATATCTGGAAATGGATTGTGGTTTATTGTATTTAGACATTTCGATAAAAGTGTAATTGAAAAaagtcaataattattataataataagaattatataggTTTGTTCTTACGCGAAGAGGAAATAAATCGATCAAGAATTCCTTTGCCAAATCGAGATTGACTTTTCTAGGttataaataacgaaaaaacaaTCGTAGCGAATCGTAAATTTAAAATTCCCGCAACAAACTACCTGATCATTCGTAAGCACCTATTTACATCGATTGAATGTGATTGTAAGAATTTCTCATACGATTTCTCGTCGAATAATTATCAGGTCGCGAAAAAGCATCTCGTTGCTAATTCGACGATTTACATTCTTATACAAAATAACGGTTTGCTTTCCATTCTTTGCCGATCTCGTGAAATTGATCACCCATGTCTGTCTCGTAGTActgcatttctttttcttttttttttctttccttctttctttctctcgaaagaTCCGCATCACGAACGAGGGTTTCTATTTGCGGGCGACCTTAAAGTATCGAAATACGCATATCGAATGTCTTTTGCGTGTGCATACGTAAGTATGTCTcttctttatgtatatacatagacgaAGGAAATGAAATGAGAGTTCATTATCGTACTAAATCGTTCGTATCTATAAGATTTTAATCACTTgcatttttgatttatataacattaattttattttatgtatgtaaaattaaatatatatattatctgtaGAACGTTGCACAAAAACAACGCCTTTATAAAGCAGATGCAAGATATTATACTATTCaaagtatttttcatttctatttaagAATCTTTTTActctaatgttaataaatacaaatattattataatacgttAAATAactttgtgtatatatatatatatatatatatatatatatatatatatatatatatatatacataatatatataaataagtaataatcgTTTCAAAGAAGATTTCGTCATTTTGCTAATTgatttcgtaataaataacaacatttataatcaattttcaATGTGTGATTGTAATTCATATTACAATCACACATTGAAATTGGTTACTTCATTCGATTTCTCATATCGAATGAAGTAACCGATTCCACAAAATTCCTGTAAAATTAACGTAAACAGTTTAATAATGACATCGTTTtaacatacgtatattataaatttgattaaaagttcatatgacgataattaatgatgataattaatgacgataattaatgacgataaatatgacgataattaaaaataataaatccgtaatatttcgtttcttcaaagtagaaagagaagtaatGCGAAGAATTGtcttgaaagataaaagatcaaTTTTCGGGCGAATCCCTAAAATGCATCATCCTACATTTAGCACGTAACTGTAGTTGTTGCATACCCGTTGTAAATACATGTGTAAGTAAATGCTCATCGACGTTAAAAGTATGCAAGGAAGATAAGAAAGTGTAGTGGTGGGGAGAAGAGGCGGGAGTTTGGAACGCTTAACATAAAACGTCACGAACACCATTATGCGTACGGCCCTGGTTTTGGGCCCAAGTGCCGGGTCTGCCAAGAAGCAGGGGAATAGCAATACAGCAGCTCAACAGCGAGCAGCAACGCTCGTCCCGTCGTCGTTCGATTCGGTTGAGTCCGTCGTGAATCGCGCGATCCGCTGAcgtttcttattctctctgtctctttttcccgTTACACACACCTGCGTATCTCTTCGTTCCATCGTACGTCTATATGGCTTTTCTCGATCGTTCCACGTTCGTCGTCCTACGAGATTCTTCGCAATGAGGCGAGCTTGCCTTTCGATTGCTTGCCGTTTGGCCGTGACGTCGAGCgtcgttgaaaaataaaaaagaagtgaagCAAAATTAAGTTTGGCCAACTATACGAAAGAAACGTACGCGTCTCCTCTTCgtcagtgtatatatatgtatatatatatatatttatatatatatatgtatatatatagtatatatacgtTGATGCATCGTGTAGTGTGTTTGTGAGATGCTTAAAGCAGTGCCGTTTTGAATGCAAAGTTTTACGtcgttctttatttaaaattaatctgTTTTACTCAATCTGAATCAGATTGCTTctaacttctttctttctccctctccttctttaatctcttcttctttagggctttttctttttagtgcTTTTTAGGGTTTCCCTCGTCGAGCTACAGGTGGTCACAAGGTAATTGTAATGATGAATTTCAAAATGAGCTTAATGCTTATATTCGTCGTTCGTTAGGTcgcattctttcctttcttcttctcacaATCGCTTGAAACGGACTCGTTTCTCCCACTACCATTCAATACCGTCTTTGGCGATGTTAcatcctcttttttatttctttctttatttttattgaaaagaaaatagactTCCATTTGACAGGAAGGTTAGGAAATTTCCTTATTGGCGTTACGTTGCACTTCCGGGAAATCGGAATTTGACACTAAAGAAGGGGTTACGCGGGTAGGAAGTtgattttatatcgttttaaagattacaattatatttaatagaaatactaaaagaaaataataacggttatttACTAATATCAAATCACCATCAAAATAcctcttgttttgttttgttattaattttataaattaagaattttttacATAATGTTATACATAATGAATTgtttacataatttatatgtttataaattaagaattttttacATACTGTTATAcagtttttttataaaattattaagtaatatataaatagtattgAAATCTTGatctaataaattcatttatgatatatattatagtattatagtaataatttatatcaattataatatgatgATAAAATCTTAGGATCATCTTGGCGAGTGACAATCATGCCAGCACCAAAGATGTCTGTTATTGGTGATTCTGTCAGATTGGTACCTGCTGGTAGTCCTGCATCATTTGAATTATCTGCACTTGGCTTCAGTAGTAATGAAATTGATGTACAAATTTTAAGtaagttaaatattttcaaatatatacctctgttattatatttttgtaatatgtatattatcaaaaatattgtaGCACCTTCAAAACGACATATATCTGcaagaatagaagaagaatcTGGTCGTACTGGAGAATTTCGTGTTGAATTCACACCAACAGAAGTCGGAAGTCATCTTGTAGAAATAAGCATCGCGGGACAAAAGCTACCGGCAGGACCTCTTGTTGCCAAGGTGTATAACAGCAGTTTGATACAAGTCACTGATGTACCTAGCGCTGTTGTTGGTCATGCCTGTCAATTTAgaggtataaaaaataattcttataaatcatatgatatatttagtaagtcttattcttaatttatctttatatagtTGACGCAAGTGCAGCTGGTGAAGGTCAATtagaaatatctataaatgAAGGAGAAGTACCAAATCATGTTCAAGTTGTGGGCGGTGGACGTTGCCTTGTATCTTTCACCCCTGAGATTGCTAAATCACATtacattgatataaaatttaatgggGAAGCTGTACGTGGATGTCCATTTATTTGTAATGTGTCCGACACGAGCAGAGTCacattaaatttaaatcatttagaATTGATACCTGTAGATCAACCGGCTAATTTCCACATGGATGTTGATGGAAGTGGAAGTGCTGAACTTGCGGTTTCCGTAAGGGGTTagttatacaatatatttctatgttgtaggtgaataaaatttattgataaaagtAACATATATTACTTGGCActtaataagtatataatacataaagtCAACATACACAATTACTGCAAGTAGCTTATTGTttgctatatattatatttgtacttCTTTCTACTCACATAatagaaatgtataaaatattttggaatattttcaatttttgtgtaaaatgttttattctatatattataggaCCAAATATGGAATTACCAGTTAAAGTTACTGGTGACATAAATAGTGGCTTTACAGCTGAATTTATACCAAGAGATGTAGGTGTACATTCAATTAGTGTTGAATATAATGGTCATCCAGTAAATGGTACACCATTTTTAGCCAAAGCATTTAATGCAGACAAAGTATTAATTGGCCCTGTTGCAAGAGGTAGTGTTGGACAACCAACACATTTTACTggtaagtaaaataattaaaatttgtattgaCATTTCCTTCATTTAATTCTTAAacatttgaatattataaaacctatagaaaaaaaatatattatatttatttattattattttatatagttgATGCAAGTCAAGCTGGTGAAGGAAATTTGGAGATTACAATATCTGCTCGTAGTCAAAATATCCCTACTCAAGTTACACCTCAAGGCAATGCTCGTTTCTCAGTCAGTTTTGTGCCTTTCGAGGCATGTGaacatatcattaatatagcCTTCAACAAACGAACTGTACCAGGCTGTCCTATAATAACAAGGGTGGGTGGTGATAGCCATGTAACTGTAAGTGGACAGGCATTAAGCAGTGCTGGTTTAGGAAGGCAAAGCTATCTTACTGTCAGTAACGTTGCCGGTAGCTTGGAAGATTTAGAAGTTAATGTTGAAGGTAAagtatatgtaaaatttatagtattaaacaatattatcctTACTCCCATCCCTCACTAATAATTTAACTTTATGTCAGCATGTATATTTCTAGTATAAAAAGTGTTCATCACTGTTATGCAAAAGTCAACGTTTTTACACAAAGATCTTGTATTATTATGGTATACGTTATGCACCTTgtgattgattttttaaatataaatatgtaatattctaaataagtaatataaagTTTACAAGGCTTGAATCACTGACTATcaagtatatttaaaaacacCACCTTTTTTTAACCAACTGGAAtcacttttatttaatattattatatgtccTATTTATATCTAATCGAAGTAATAAGATTTTCAAAGAGTATAGTTATATTATACAGAAAATGATCTGTCTTAGTGTGCTCTCTTAATTTTTGGCTTGAGAGCAATTCTCTGTTTGTTACAGGTCGGCCAGCTTTCAGACTACGACATTACTAGACCTCTAAAGATATACTAATTTCACTCTAACTTTAATACCTGGacttttatgaaatatatggTGGTGGGTTCCTAACTACAATCTCCTGAAGATCTTTGCGTAAGAGTAGTACAATTTCCACCTCCTTTTTACATTCCTTATGCATTATTAGTTACCATTATAGAATCCTGTAAAATCAGTAGTTGTGAACTTATCCTTGTGAATAGCTATGCACGTAGTAACTAACATATTCTGATCACATGCTCACATTTATTAGATCCATGGACATGTATTTAATATGTTCAAGCCA from Vespa crabro chromosome 11, iyVesCrab1.2, whole genome shotgun sequence encodes:
- the LOC124428091 gene encoding filamin-C isoform X3; translation: MQSTEQLRPEQLVGLVARSAEGTAAKGMPIKGHEDLWVEIQANTFRNWVNEHLKHAADVGSDPVLDLAEDFRDGTRLCALVEVLTKRRLPRWNPRPANQHHHLENVSTALQAIEADGVKLVNIGNVDIVNGNLKLILGLIWSLIVRYQIGKSKFPPKKLMLAWLKAVLPECRVNNFTTDWNSGVYLSALLDYCKPGLFPHWRQLDPDDNVYNCQKAMEISKREFDIPMVLEPEYLASPYLDELSGMTYLSYFMKEGSPGFHATLRWVNSRLPHEPIRNFRTDWNDGRALCAIVRNLGGPAPSYEKLHADPSAWEHNLQIGIDGGKKLGVEPILKAKDMADHNVEHLGVMAYAAYFQWVKPRPQASEQIVVHIDSTSARVQQPAHFKLEMLTKEVNTREVRGEVISPSGRVECRLTWNGVHGKGTFVPTEVGMHKLMVYNDGELINGCPYYFRVLPALTKIKSPGMDPCAIGSIVEVLVNSYGTSHDGIDVTAWSPTGRSLACPVKKNDGVHTATFQPDETGEWSIAITHNGNHIQGGPFTCFVFDPNGIKLLDTDGAMPGQPFSFIVDARGTGGLGDVIIDIVHDKQSISYRMEDIGHMQYHVSFVPSDAGKYRVYVYFNGSDVRGSPFSIRVGTQKGSRRSKESTSSLERSKVSSLERRMNGLNVSITPTRGSPVQKIYSTTTYKSASPTQHVTDYSPVHQHSSTYKTSNNYSSENSTYHKTNSLNHSRSPNLNQSPVSRNVHSPSMIKETKETYSSTTYNRSRSSGTQTPSLIKESKDIYASSTLTRSRSPNLSPASPGSQHSPTIKESRDIYQTGSLNRSRSPNRSPMFRSATQSPVSRSFSPRISDKETGYNGRSFMDNSVVDTSSNVRVSSMVGGTSRRDSWDAIAKTKSLLSYGSLESLANLTNNSPIAEHTTNTQDPTSNDYKNDYHAYSTKNTTQTITNTEKFTSETQSNRTQTHGILKNKTNNYYKSVDTADSTHDRYLNNGTYVSTQIKNSSLVTGSAIEILPVHRPTTFTIDPSVDPNKVSVNVTGPNGKLIPIQKSTLRGLTYTITAEEVGEHIIQILLNGQHIKGSPFRSQAYNARAIQVGHIPNGVVNEPVEFEIDGSRAGSGNLEILVNGGHVTSFVRALGSQRFLASFVPHEAVTHLVEMTFNGEVVPGSSWRVTIMPAPKMSVIGDSVRLVPAGSPASFELSALGFSSNEIDVQILTPSKRHISARIEEESGRTGEFRVEFTPTEVGSHLVEISIAGQKLPAGPLVAKVYNSSLIQVTDVPSAVVGHACQFRVDASAAGEGQLEISINEGEVPNHVQVVGGGRCLVSFTPEIAKSHYIDIKFNGEAVRGCPFICNVSDTSRVTLNLNHLELIPVDQPANFHMDVDGSGSAELAVSVRGPNMELPVKVTGDINSGFTAEFIPRDVGVHSISVEYNGHPVNGTPFLAKAFNADKVLIGPVARGSVGQPTHFTVDASQAGEGNLEITISARSQNIPTQVTPQGNARFSVSFVPFEACEHIINIAFNKRTVPGCPIITRVGGDSHVTVSGQALSSAGLGRQSYLTVSNVAGSLEDLEVNVEGRPAFRLRHY